A stretch of the Halomonas sp. BDJS001 genome encodes the following:
- a CDS encoding cytochrome ubiquinol oxidase subunit I yields the protein MELDPLVLSRLQFAFVVSFHAIFPVFTIGLASYIALLHGLFFKTKNPAWDRLSLFWTKVFAVVFGMGVVSGIVMSFQFGTNWSNFSQASSNFLGPMLSYEVVTAFFLEAAFLGVLLFGRGKVPQGVHLFAAIMVAVGTFISSFWILSANSWLHTPAGVELVDFRFHVTSWSEAIFNPSFPYRFMHMAVASFLTGGFVVAGVSAWFLLRDRDPEANRRALSMCLWLLLFLAPTQAVIGDFHGINTLEHQPTKVAAMEGHWETSGNVPLLLFAIPDQEAQTNHFELGIPNLASIILTHSIDGEVPGISEAAPEEQPPVLIVFWGFRVMVGIGLLMIAVALTGLILRRKGRIYDKRLFLKGLTAMIPMPFIAVLAGWIVTESGRSPWLVYGMMTHAEGLTPSLTGPMALFTLIGYVLVYGVVFYTGVYYLTRVVRNGMLPEEQDAGTHDHFKRPMRPMSAAHTPYDDDVEPARS from the coding sequence ATGGAACTTGATCCGCTGGTGTTGTCACGATTGCAATTTGCATTTGTCGTGTCGTTTCACGCCATCTTCCCCGTGTTTACGATTGGCCTTGCATCCTACATAGCGCTGCTTCATGGCCTTTTCTTCAAGACGAAGAACCCTGCGTGGGACCGCCTTTCGCTATTCTGGACAAAGGTATTTGCCGTTGTCTTTGGCATGGGGGTGGTATCAGGCATTGTTATGTCATTCCAGTTTGGTACTAACTGGAGTAACTTTTCCCAGGCTTCATCGAACTTCCTTGGCCCCATGCTCAGCTATGAAGTCGTCACGGCGTTCTTTTTAGAGGCAGCCTTTTTGGGCGTGCTGCTGTTTGGTCGCGGTAAGGTGCCTCAAGGGGTTCACTTATTTGCTGCCATTATGGTGGCAGTGGGCACCTTTATCTCCTCCTTCTGGATTCTGTCCGCTAACAGCTGGTTGCATACCCCGGCAGGTGTTGAGTTGGTCGACTTCCGTTTCCACGTGACCTCCTGGAGCGAGGCGATCTTTAACCCCTCGTTTCCCTACCGCTTTATGCATATGGCCGTTGCCTCGTTTCTAACCGGTGGTTTTGTTGTGGCAGGGGTGAGTGCCTGGTTTCTGTTGCGCGATCGGGATCCGGAAGCGAATCGTCGCGCGCTCTCTATGTGCCTTTGGCTACTGCTTTTTTTAGCGCCCACCCAGGCAGTTATCGGCGACTTCCATGGCATTAATACGTTAGAGCACCAGCCGACTAAAGTGGCGGCGATGGAAGGGCATTGGGAAACCTCGGGCAATGTACCGCTGCTGCTGTTTGCGATTCCTGATCAAGAGGCTCAAACCAATCACTTTGAGCTGGGTATTCCGAACCTGGCCAGTATCATCTTGACCCACTCTATTGACGGGGAAGTGCCGGGGATAAGCGAGGCGGCGCCTGAAGAGCAGCCGCCGGTGCTGATCGTTTTCTGGGGCTTCCGTGTCATGGTGGGCATTGGACTGCTGATGATTGCGGTGGCGTTGACGGGGCTAATCTTGCGTCGCAAAGGGCGCATCTACGACAAGCGGCTATTCTTAAAAGGCCTGACGGCGATGATCCCCATGCCGTTTATTGCTGTCTTGGCGGGTTGGATCGTCACTGAGTCAGGCCGTTCGCCTTGGTTGGTGTACGGCATGATGACCCATGCCGAGGGGTTAACGCCTTCGCTGACGGGCCCTATGGCGTTATTCACTTTGATTGGTTACGTCTTGGTCTACGGCGTGGTGTTTTATACGGGTGTGTATTATCTCACCCGGGTCGTGCGTAACGGTATGTTGCCTGAGGAGCAGGACGCTGGGACTCATGATCACTTCAAGCGTCCGATGCGGCCTATGTCGGCTGCTCATACCCCTTATGATGATGACGTTGAACCGGCGAGGAGCTGA
- the xdhC gene encoding xanthine dehydrogenase accessory protein XdhC, translating into MSKHQAPETWHAALHRLQRDGIPHVLATQVTSAGSTPREPGARMVITNDAIFDTLGGGTFEWQTISAARACLAEQRYGLSLEAFSLGGRSGQCCGGFVNIFLEAFPGATNHIAIFGAGHVGQEIVKLGAPLPWQLHWFDSRSDVFAGHHQPRLHCYSLGDTGKCVADLPADIHALVLTHNHDEDYMLIKALIERDDVASIGLIGSDSKWVSFKGRLKRDGYSDAQIARVRSPIGRIHATKLTNKTPYAIALTVVAELLWLTDIPTCQENRGLDSQSLQTLLTDPPTTTS; encoded by the coding sequence GTGAGTAAACATCAAGCACCGGAAACCTGGCATGCGGCACTGCATCGCTTACAGCGCGACGGCATCCCCCATGTATTAGCCACCCAGGTGACCAGCGCAGGCTCAACACCCCGCGAGCCCGGTGCGCGTATGGTGATCACTAATGATGCTATCTTCGATACGCTGGGAGGCGGCACCTTTGAGTGGCAAACCATTTCCGCCGCGCGTGCCTGTTTGGCTGAGCAACGCTACGGACTCAGCTTAGAAGCTTTCTCTCTGGGTGGACGAAGTGGCCAGTGTTGTGGCGGCTTCGTCAACATCTTCCTGGAAGCCTTTCCCGGCGCGACGAACCACATCGCCATCTTTGGCGCAGGCCATGTCGGGCAAGAGATCGTTAAGTTAGGCGCCCCGCTGCCCTGGCAGTTGCACTGGTTCGATAGCCGTAGTGATGTGTTTGCCGGGCATCACCAACCGCGACTTCACTGTTATTCGCTTGGTGATACAGGGAAATGCGTCGCCGACTTGCCTGCAGATATACATGCGCTGGTATTGACGCATAATCATGACGAAGACTACATGCTGATCAAAGCGCTAATTGAGCGCGATGACGTAGCATCCATTGGGCTGATTGGTTCAGACAGCAAATGGGTAAGCTTTAAAGGGCGGCTGAAACGCGACGGTTACTCTGACGCACAAATAGCGCGTGTGCGAAGCCCCATTGGTCGCATCCACGCAACGAAGCTGACTAATAAAACGCCCTATGCGATTGCGCTAACGGTGGTGGCTGAGCTGCTTTGGCTAACAGACATACCCACTTGTCAAGAAAACCGCGGGCTGGATTCCCAGTCACTGCAAACGCTATTGACCGATCCTCCGACGACCACGAGTTAA
- a CDS encoding calcium/sodium antiporter — translation MLLPTLAVVLGLVLLVWSAEKFIDGAAATSRWLGLSPLLIGMLIIGFGTSAPEMMVSVLAAMDGNPGLAVGNAYGSNIANIGLILGLVALVAPLSVHSSVISKEMPILMLVMLATGLMLLDGFVARWEAVCLLLALVVFIVVSIVRSRNQPEDALVAEVAETLDSKPMSRGKAIMWTLVGLVLLIASSRLLVWGAVEIALRFGVSDLIIGLTVVAIGTSLPELASSITALRRNEHDMVLGNVVGSNLFNSLAVVGLAGVIAPIEAGREVLVRDWSVMTGMTLLMILFAFSWRGRPRRINRLEGGVLLALFIAYTGYMVSVVILSR, via the coding sequence ATGTTGCTCCCCACATTAGCGGTTGTGCTTGGATTGGTTTTATTGGTCTGGAGTGCCGAGAAGTTTATCGACGGCGCGGCGGCAACATCGCGCTGGCTTGGCCTGTCCCCATTGCTGATCGGGATGTTGATCATAGGATTTGGAACCTCGGCGCCAGAAATGATGGTGTCCGTTCTGGCGGCTATGGACGGAAACCCTGGCTTGGCTGTCGGTAACGCCTACGGCTCAAATATTGCCAATATCGGTTTGATCCTCGGTTTGGTAGCCCTTGTGGCGCCGCTGTCGGTGCATTCTAGCGTTATCAGTAAAGAGATGCCTATCCTGATGCTGGTCATGCTGGCGACGGGTTTGATGCTGCTGGACGGATTTGTCGCGCGCTGGGAGGCCGTGTGTCTTTTGCTGGCGTTGGTTGTTTTTATCGTTGTGAGTATCGTTCGCTCGCGCAATCAACCCGAAGATGCGCTGGTTGCTGAAGTAGCAGAAACCTTGGATAGCAAACCGATGTCCCGGGGCAAAGCTATTATGTGGACCCTGGTAGGGTTAGTGCTGTTAATCGCCAGTTCGCGGCTACTGGTGTGGGGAGCTGTAGAAATTGCGCTGCGCTTTGGTGTGAGCGACTTGATTATTGGTCTTACCGTGGTCGCTATTGGCACGTCGCTACCTGAGCTAGCCTCCTCTATTACCGCCCTGCGCCGAAATGAGCACGACATGGTGCTGGGGAATGTGGTCGGATCCAACCTCTTTAACAGCCTGGCGGTAGTCGGCCTTGCCGGCGTTATTGCGCCCATTGAAGCTGGGCGCGAAGTGCTGGTGCGCGACTGGAGTGTGATGACCGGAATGACGCTGTTGATGATTCTGTTTGCATTCTCCTGGCGTGGCCGCCCTCGGCGTATAAACCGCTTGGAAGGGGGGGTTCTGCTGGCGCTATTTATCGCCTACACCGGTTATATGGTCAGCGTCGTCATATTGTCGCGATAG
- a CDS encoding adenosine deaminase, producing MHEFLRTLPKVELHLHIEGSLEPELMFALAQRNGIELPYATVQDAKDAYHFSDLQGFLNLYFQGMSVLRNEDDFYDLAMDYFKRARGEGVVHIDMHFDPQAHLQRGVPLEVVMDGLLKAKREAEETLDLSVGMIMAFLRDRPADEALHVLEQAAPYWKMLDAIGLDSAEQNNPPVKFVEVFDRAKQLGLVRVAHAGEEGPAEYIKEALNVLDVQRIDHGVRCLESDEVVERLRNEKIVLTVCPLSNVSLKVVGDLRDHPLPRLLAEGLKVTISSDDPAYFGGGMLTNHIACADAFGWDEAVFRQLTRNAIEEAFVVPQRREELMARLAAV from the coding sequence ATGCATGAATTTTTACGCACTCTTCCTAAAGTAGAGCTCCATTTGCATATCGAAGGCTCGCTTGAACCAGAATTAATGTTTGCTTTGGCGCAGCGTAACGGGATTGAGCTGCCCTATGCCACGGTGCAAGACGCGAAAGATGCTTACCACTTCAGCGACCTACAGGGGTTCCTGAATCTCTATTTTCAAGGCATGAGTGTTCTGCGTAATGAGGACGATTTTTACGATCTGGCAATGGACTATTTCAAGCGTGCGCGAGGGGAGGGGGTTGTTCATATCGACATGCACTTCGACCCCCAGGCGCATCTACAGCGTGGCGTACCTTTAGAAGTGGTTATGGATGGATTATTAAAAGCCAAACGGGAAGCTGAAGAAACCCTCGATCTTTCTGTTGGTATGATTATGGCTTTTCTGCGTGATCGCCCCGCAGACGAGGCGTTGCATGTGCTGGAACAGGCCGCTCCCTATTGGAAAATGCTGGATGCCATTGGTTTAGATAGCGCTGAACAAAATAACCCTCCGGTAAAATTTGTTGAGGTATTTGATCGCGCTAAGCAGCTTGGGCTAGTGCGCGTAGCCCATGCAGGGGAGGAGGGGCCTGCTGAGTATATTAAAGAGGCCTTAAATGTACTTGATGTTCAGCGCATTGATCATGGGGTGCGCTGTTTAGAAAGTGACGAGGTAGTTGAGCGTTTGCGCAACGAAAAGATTGTACTCACCGTATGCCCGCTCTCTAATGTCAGCTTGAAAGTGGTAGGGGATCTTCGTGATCATCCACTGCCACGGCTATTGGCTGAGGGGCTTAAAGTCACTATTAGCTCAGATGATCCCGCCTACTTCGGCGGCGGCATGTTAACCAATCATATTGCGTGCGCCGATGCGTTTGGTTGGGACGAAGCGGTATTTCGTCAGTTAACGCGTAATGCTATTGAAGAAGCATTTGTTGTCCCGCAGCGTCGTGAAGAACTGATGGCTCGTTTGGCTGCAGTGTAA
- the guaD gene encoding guanine deaminase, with the protein MTSSLNTFIRAELISFARDPGDGDMPEPGSLEHYGDGLLWLKGQQIHAVGHFAELSPSLPKGAEVIDYRDKLIMPGFIDTHVHYVQLDIMASYGRQLLDWLNDYTFPEECRFANHAHAEALSNAFLDEMLRAGTTTAQVFGSSHPGSVDAFFTACQKRQLRMLVGKVLMDRNAPDALLDGASGIADSERLIEDWHGNGRLGYSVTPRFAPTSTKTQMDAAGALLRNDPTLWLQTHLAENSGELDWVAELFPGSRDYLAVYEEAGLVGPRSTFAHGIHLDNGMRKRLADRGANIAFCPSSNLFLGSGLFDREAAKQMGMAFTFASDIGAGTDLSGFGTLKAAYQVGQLGGQPLTAWQGFYGLTLGNAKALSLDSHIGQLAPTLEADFVVIDTQATSLLSRRISHCTTLGERLFALMMLADDRAIYETWAGGQCQHRRDV; encoded by the coding sequence ATGACTTCTTCTCTCAATACGTTTATTCGTGCCGAATTGATCAGCTTTGCCCGCGACCCAGGGGATGGCGATATGCCCGAACCGGGCAGCTTAGAGCACTACGGCGATGGCTTGCTGTGGCTGAAGGGCCAGCAAATTCATGCCGTTGGCCATTTCGCAGAACTTTCACCTTCGTTACCCAAAGGTGCGGAAGTGATTGATTACCGTGACAAACTGATTATGCCAGGGTTTATTGATACCCACGTGCACTATGTGCAGTTGGATATCATGGCCTCTTATGGGCGTCAGCTACTTGACTGGTTAAACGACTACACTTTTCCCGAAGAGTGTCGTTTTGCCAATCACGCCCATGCGGAAGCGCTCTCTAACGCCTTTTTGGATGAGATGCTACGTGCGGGCACTACGACTGCCCAGGTATTTGGCTCTAGCCACCCTGGCTCCGTAGACGCCTTTTTCACTGCCTGCCAAAAGCGCCAATTACGTATGTTGGTGGGTAAGGTGTTAATGGATCGTAACGCTCCAGACGCGCTGTTGGACGGTGCTTCAGGTATTGCCGATAGCGAGCGCCTGATTGAGGATTGGCACGGCAATGGTCGACTGGGCTACAGCGTCACCCCGCGCTTTGCACCGACATCAACAAAAACGCAAATGGACGCTGCTGGCGCCCTACTGCGCAATGATCCAACCCTTTGGTTGCAAACTCACTTGGCGGAAAATAGCGGCGAACTGGACTGGGTAGCCGAACTATTCCCAGGTAGTCGCGATTACTTGGCCGTTTATGAAGAAGCAGGTCTCGTTGGCCCCCGCAGTACCTTTGCCCACGGTATTCATCTCGACAACGGCATGCGCAAGCGTTTGGCGGATCGAGGCGCCAATATCGCTTTTTGCCCCAGCTCCAATCTTTTCCTTGGCAGCGGTTTATTTGACCGTGAAGCCGCCAAACAGATGGGGATGGCCTTTACCTTTGCCAGCGATATCGGTGCAGGCACCGATTTATCAGGCTTTGGCACGCTCAAAGCAGCCTATCAAGTGGGCCAATTAGGCGGTCAGCCTCTTACTGCCTGGCAAGGCTTTTATGGTTTAACCCTGGGTAATGCAAAAGCTCTCTCATTGGATAGCCATATCGGCCAACTGGCTCCTACCCTTGAGGCTGACTTTGTGGTGATTGACACCCAGGCAACCTCGCTGCTGTCTCGACGTATCAGCCATTGCACGACACTTGGTGAGCGGCTGTTTGCGCTAATGATGCTGGCGGATGACCGCGCGATTTATGAAACTTGGGCAGGTGGGCAGTGCCAGCACCGTAGGGATGTATAA
- a CDS encoding amino acid ABC transporter ATP-binding/permease protein, with amino-acid sequence MERLYNHNTVLTLLADLRYRVFGYLTRFDDARLRGERASDWLSRLTADIDTLDNFYLRLLVPPLVALFGVVAVVLFVAIWLPGVAVLMAMTLGLLWLVATLLVAAWGFSNSYQQVVDQQLLRRLVVDQVQASAELMSYQTTQWHRTIIATQEQQAFSNQRRLGRKAALINCLVSVVSGVMVVAVLWLASLMLTQQSVSGPILVMAVLIALGVNEAFILLPASFIKLGASYAAVRRLNELTGVSSPALPVVTFPEGTGLNIQANQLSLRYAQTLEPALNEIDLQMPAGKRAVITGNSGAGKSSLASVLMGRLKATGGEVLVGGVPAWQLTAEDRANHFAMLTQQVDLFDASIAENLRIADPTASDDKLWKALRAVTLDSWVEQLPKGLATAVGEKGQQLSGGQGRRLALARLMLCNPKVVILDEPFAGVDETTAKHIAASLDKWLVNRTAIFLVHQVSSLNLLPGVEYHWHLDAGKLSQFPLNYR; translated from the coding sequence ATGGAGCGGCTGTATAACCATAATACGGTGTTAACGCTGCTTGCGGATCTGCGTTATCGGGTGTTTGGTTATTTGACGCGCTTTGATGACGCTCGCTTGCGTGGTGAGCGTGCCAGCGACTGGCTGAGCCGTTTAACGGCGGATATCGATACCCTGGATAATTTTTATCTGCGCCTATTGGTGCCGCCGCTAGTGGCGCTGTTTGGCGTGGTGGCTGTTGTCCTTTTTGTAGCTATCTGGTTGCCCGGCGTTGCCGTGCTGATGGCGATGACGCTGGGCTTGCTGTGGCTGGTAGCGACCCTGTTGGTTGCGGCCTGGGGGTTTTCGAATAGCTACCAGCAGGTGGTTGACCAGCAGTTGCTGCGTCGCCTGGTGGTCGATCAAGTCCAGGCCTCGGCCGAGTTGATGAGCTATCAAACGACCCAGTGGCACCGGACGATCATCGCCACGCAGGAGCAGCAGGCATTCAGTAATCAGCGTCGCTTAGGGCGCAAGGCGGCATTAATAAACTGCCTAGTGAGTGTCGTCAGCGGGGTAATGGTCGTGGCGGTGTTGTGGTTAGCGAGCCTGATGCTTACCCAGCAATCGGTGTCGGGGCCTATCTTGGTGATGGCAGTATTGATTGCACTGGGGGTGAACGAGGCGTTTATATTGCTACCGGCAAGCTTTATCAAACTGGGCGCAAGCTATGCAGCGGTGCGGCGCTTAAATGAGCTAACCGGTGTTTCCTCGCCTGCTTTGCCTGTTGTTACATTCCCTGAAGGTACTGGTTTGAACATTCAAGCTAACCAACTCTCTTTACGCTATGCGCAAACGCTAGAGCCCGCGTTAAATGAGATTGATCTTCAAATGCCCGCTGGAAAGCGTGCAGTGATTACCGGTAACTCCGGTGCGGGAAAATCGTCTTTAGCCAGTGTGCTGATGGGGCGCTTAAAAGCGACTGGGGGGGAGGTGCTAGTCGGCGGCGTGCCAGCTTGGCAGCTCACGGCCGAAGACCGTGCCAATCACTTTGCCATGCTCACTCAGCAGGTAGACCTATTTGATGCTTCAATTGCTGAGAACCTGCGTATTGCTGATCCCACTGCGAGTGATGACAAACTCTGGAAGGCATTGAGGGCTGTTACCCTGGATAGCTGGGTTGAGCAGCTGCCAAAAGGGTTGGCGACGGCGGTGGGCGAGAAAGGGCAGCAGCTTTCCGGTGGCCAAGGTCGACGCTTGGCATTAGCACGCCTAATGCTATGTAACCCCAAGGTGGTGATTCTTGACGAGCCGTTTGCAGGGGTTGATGAAACGACGGCAAAACATATCGCCGCTTCCCTGGATAAATGGTTGGTGAATCGAACGGCGATCTTCTTGGTTCATCAGGTGAGTTCGCTCAATCTACTGCCTGGGGTGGAGTACCACTGGCACCTGGATGCCGGTAAACTTAGCCAATTCCCCCTTAACTATCGATAA